A part of Salmo salar chromosome ssa18, Ssal_v3.1, whole genome shotgun sequence genomic DNA contains:
- the LOC106577152 gene encoding LOW QUALITY PROTEIN: D(1C) dopamine receptor-like (The sequence of the model RefSeq protein was modified relative to this genomic sequence to represent the inferred CDS: deleted 1 base in 1 codon), whose translation MLVCAAVVKFRHLRSKVTNFFVISLAVSDLFVAVLVMPWEAISEVTGTWLFGRFCGIWIAFDIMCSTASILNLCIISVDRYWAIASPFRYERKMTHRVAFIMIGVAWTLSILISFIPVQLNWHMAEEETSAGDFSNHSENCIANLNKTYAISSSLISFYIPVVIMVATYTRIYRIAQTQIRRISSLERAAEQAQNNQHPNVCAHENALKTAFKKETKVLKTLSIIMGVFVFCWLPFFVLNCMVPFCDPPCVSDTTFTIFVWFGWANSSLNPVIYAFNADFRKAFTTILGCNKICSSNTVEAVNFSNNWSPITTTQRSKKTHKS comes from the exons ATGCTCGTGTGCGCTGCCGTAGTTAAATTCAGGCACCTCCGGTCCAAGGTAACCAACTTTTTCGTGATTTCTCTGGCGGTGTCTGACCTCTTCGTTGCCGTGCTCGTGATGCCATGGGAGGCAATATCTGAGGTGACTGGCACCTGGCTGTTTGGTAGATTTTGTGGCATCTGGATAGCTTTTGACATAATGTGCTCGACGGCATCTATTCTTAATCTGTGTATCATAAGCGTGGACAGATACTGGGCTATAGCTAGTCCTTTTAGATATGAACGGAAAATGACCCACAGAGTTGCATTTATCATGATTGGAGTGGCGTGGACGCTGTCAATTCTCATCTCCTTCATACCTGTCCAACTGAACTGGCACATGGCCGAGGAGGAGACGTCAGCGGGAGACTTTAGCAACCACTCTGAGAATTGCATAGCAAACTTGAACAAGACCTATGCTATTTCCTCATCACTGATCAGTTTCTATATCCCAGTGGTTATCATGGTTGCCACTTACACGAGGATTTACCGTATTGCGCAAACGCAGATACGGAGGATATCCTCCTTGGAAAGAGCCGCGGAGCAAGCGCAAAATAACCAACACCCAAACGTTTGCGCGCACGAAAACGCATTAAAAACTGCTTTTAAAAAGGAAACAAAGGTGCTAAAGACCCTCTCCATTATCATGGGAGTTTTTGTGTTTTGCTGGCTGCCTTTTTTTGTCCTAAACTGCATGGTACCTTTCTGTGACCCTCCGTGCGTAAGCGACACCACGTTTACAATTTTCGTTTGGTTTGGTTGGGCCAACTCTTCGTTAAACCCTGTCATTTACGCATTTAACGCGGATTTCAGAAAAGCCTTTACAACTATTCTGGGCTGCAATAAAATTTGCTCAAGCAATACAGTGGAGGCTGTTAATTTCAGCAAT AATTGGTCTCCTATCACCACGACACAACGCTCCAAAAAGACGCACAAGTCTTGA
- the fgfbp3 gene encoding fibroblast growth factor-binding protein 2, producing MRFLWLLFFLLCLPVLPFTEAKRQSSDNKMSLPPPPPAADKKPKNSVPSSGGFSTKVGHNCTWDTSGEGVVNLLVSCRSEEQTYWCRYAGQPDLCQAYSDRKAQVRHWKQLVGKLKKRRSACDGEKVLKTRSCKAPMESHMKLKEKGKGGGKKDPVPLDPEMVEKEEKKEEKKEDRTPLLEERDGEVNDMEPVENYCAEGWHSVCSFFVSFFEG from the coding sequence ATGAGGTTCCTGTGGCTTCTGTTCTTCCTCCTGTGCCTCCCTGTCCTTCCCTTCACTGAGGCCAAACGCCAGAGCTCCGACAACAAGATGTCGctgcccccaccaccaccagcggCAGACAAGAAGCCCAAGAACTCTGTCCCCAGCTCAGGAGGGTTCAGCACAAAGGTTGGCCACAACTGTACCTGGGATACGTCCGGGGAGGGCGTAGTGAACTTGCTTGTCAGCTGTAGATCCGAGGAGCAGACCTACTGGTGCCGCTATGCTGGACAGCCAGACCTGTGCCAAGCCTACAGTGACAGGAAAGCACAGGTCAGGCATTGGAAACAATTGGTGGGCAagctgaagaagaggaggagtgcGTGCGACGGTGAAAAGGTGCTGAAGACCCGCTCATGCAAGGCCCCCATGGAGTCGCACATGAAGCTCAAAGAGAAGGGGAAAGGCGGAGGAAAGAAGGATCCAGTGCCCCTGGATCCGGAAAtggtagagaaggaggagaagaaagaggagaagaaagaggataGGACTCCGTTgttagaggagagggatggagaggtgaacGACATGGAGCCAGTGGAGAATTATTGTGCCGAGGGATGGCATTCTGTCTGCTCATTCTTTGTAAGTTTTTTTGAAGGTTAA